A stretch of Roseofilum casamattae BLCC-M143 DNA encodes these proteins:
- a CDS encoding DUF423 domain-containing protein, with product MSQIFLTIGSILAAIAVAAGAFASHALKDQLTERSLEIFETATKYQMYHALGILIVAFALSASQLPASWLLSCGWSFVIGIALFSGSLYALSLTGIKILGAITPFGGVAFLVGWGSLAIAAWVSTPTSP from the coding sequence ATGAGCCAAATTTTTCTCACCATAGGATCGATTTTAGCCGCGATCGCCGTCGCTGCTGGCGCCTTTGCCTCTCACGCGCTCAAAGACCAGCTTACGGAGCGCTCCCTAGAGATCTTTGAAACCGCCACCAAATACCAAATGTACCACGCTCTCGGCATTCTGATTGTGGCCTTCGCCCTGAGCGCCAGTCAATTACCTGCATCCTGGTTGCTCAGTTGTGGCTGGTCTTTCGTTATTGGCATTGCTCTCTTTTCCGGGAGCTTATATGCCTTGAGCCTAACTGGAATCAAAATTCTCGGAGCCATTACTCCCTTCGGAGGAGTCGCCTTTTTAGTTGGATGGGGAAGTTTGGCGATCGCCGCTTGGGTCTCAACTCCCACTTCCCCCTAA
- a CDS encoding DUF4351 domain-containing protein encodes MSGLIHNPKTIEELFGEDLLEDSSFYQFILQKGRKQGIEQGREEGIQEGLERGRRQVILTMLQQKIGMLSLVLQQRIGQLSLAQLEALMAAMPNFEQQQDLLDWLDALAQ; translated from the coding sequence ATGTCTGGACTCATTCACAACCCAAAAACCATTGAAGAACTCTTTGGCGAAGACCTGCTCGAAGATTCTTCTTTTTATCAATTCATTTTGCAAAAAGGACGCAAACAAGGAATCGAGCAAGGACGAGAAGAAGGAATTCAAGAAGGACTCGAGCGAGGTCGTCGGCAAGTGATTTTGACGATGTTGCAACAGAAAATTGGTATGCTTTCCCTTGTGCTTCAGCAGAGAATTGGTCAACTTTCTTTGGCTCAATTGGAAGCGTTGATGGCAGCGATGCCTAACTTCGAGCAGCAGCAAGATTTGCTCGACTGGTTGGATGCTCTAGCACAGTAA
- a CDS encoding CHAT domain-containing protein yields MQDPVGKATTLNNLGLVYDSIGQLQQAINSYQQALLLSRALQDRGGTATSLHNLGEVYRRIGDWQQAIEYYQQALRLRQAVQDRRGEATTLINLGVVYHHIRQPQQAIKYYQQALPILQAVQDRKGEATTLSNIGVVYRDINQSEKTVEYWKKSLGILLSLRNNLKQENRKTFIETSFAPTTAVALTSLLIEKQQPKEAFTWINRVTTYELADYTRLLGAKVQNPQAQARINEYNQRWQQIENLRRQLQSDFSDDQLSRRISTLETENIKLAEDIAQQFPEVADIFETTPANIQQLQATIPEGTIVLQPVPLTNVWNTPNTLALFLLTRDSFEVVQISLDAEKFNQLVQRYPEELEEAEEGYLTTSRELYNILIRPIEDKLNAYNPEQLSIIATGQLRYIPFETLKDSESQQFLIQKYPINYLTRLSKTPPNAETASNSSRLLAFGNPVPRPPQNLAGAEAEVNAISKLFRNSQRYLHDDATLEEFKTQAPKFPFLHLATHGCFKPDGCGELEMKANTILFADTQWPIQDAALLGLTDTRLIVLSACETAREADVDGNSLSGVAYLFERAGAQAVMASLWQAEDEKTQQLMKDFYRYVAEGMTQGEALRQAKLNQIELKLSPHFWSPFILIGDAQSYPIETGILMTFTDIIRNSRTTWILGAISIASISLIGRFWLLKRAS; encoded by the coding sequence TTGCAAGACCCAGTTGGAAAAGCAACTACGTTGAATAATTTGGGGTTAGTGTATGACAGCATCGGTCAACTCCAACAGGCAATAAACTCTTATCAACAAGCCTTACTACTTTCGAGAGCATTGCAAGACCGAGGAGGAACAGCAACGAGCTTGCACAATTTGGGGGAAGTTTACCGTAGGATCGGAGATTGGCAACAAGCGATAGAGTATTATCAACAAGCTTTACGTCTTCGCCAAGCTGTTCAAGACCGAAGAGGAGAGGCGACGACATTGATTAATTTGGGGGTAGTTTATCACCACATCAGACAACCACAACAAGCTATAAAGTATTATCAACAAGCGTTACCTATTCTCCAAGCTGTTCAAGACCGAAAGGGAGAAGCGACGACGTTGAGCAATATAGGTGTGGTTTACCGAGACATCAATCAATCAGAAAAGACTGTCGAATACTGGAAAAAATCTCTAGGAATTCTCCTCAGCCTTCGGAATAACCTCAAACAAGAAAATCGGAAAACCTTTATCGAAACTAGCTTCGCTCCAACAACAGCGGTCGCCCTGACCTCTCTCCTCATCGAAAAACAACAACCCAAAGAGGCCTTTACCTGGATTAACCGCGTGACCACTTACGAACTTGCTGACTATACTCGCCTACTCGGTGCAAAAGTGCAAAACCCACAAGCTCAAGCACGTATCAATGAATATAATCAGCGCTGGCAACAAATTGAAAACCTGAGACGACAATTGCAAAGCGACTTCTCCGACGACCAACTTTCTCGCCGCATCAGTACCCTAGAAACGGAAAATATTAAACTCGCTGAAGATATTGCCCAACAGTTTCCTGAAGTTGCGGATATTTTTGAAACTACTCCCGCTAATATTCAACAACTGCAAGCAACTATTCCAGAAGGAACCATTGTCCTGCAACCCGTTCCCCTAACCAATGTTTGGAACACTCCCAATACCCTTGCTCTCTTTCTCCTCACTCGCGATAGTTTCGAGGTCGTGCAAATATCCCTGGATGCGGAGAAATTTAACCAACTCGTCCAGCGCTATCCCGAAGAACTGGAAGAAGCAGAAGAAGGCTATCTCACCACTAGTCGCGAACTCTACAATATCCTCATCCGCCCTATCGAAGACAAACTCAACGCCTACAACCCGGAACAACTGAGCATCATCGCCACCGGACAACTCCGTTACATTCCCTTTGAAACACTCAAGGACTCAGAAAGCCAACAATTCCTGATACAAAAATACCCCATCAACTACCTGACGCGCCTCTCCAAAACCCCTCCCAACGCTGAAACCGCCAGCAACTCCAGCCGTCTCCTCGCCTTCGGTAACCCAGTTCCTCGGCCTCCGCAAAATCTAGCCGGTGCAGAAGCCGAAGTCAACGCCATCTCCAAACTCTTTCGCAACAGTCAACGTTACCTGCACGATGACGCAACTTTAGAAGAATTCAAAACCCAAGCTCCCAAGTTTCCCTTCCTTCATCTTGCCACCCACGGCTGCTTTAAACCTGATGGCTGCGGAGAGCTAGAAATGAAAGCCAATACCATTCTCTTCGCCGATACTCAGTGGCCTATCCAAGATGCTGCCTTATTGGGACTGACTGACACTCGATTAATCGTCCTCAGCGCCTGTGAAACTGCTCGCGAAGCCGACGTAGACGGAAATTCCCTTTCCGGAGTCGCTTACCTATTTGAACGAGCTGGAGCGCAAGCTGTAATGGCCAGTTTATGGCAAGCAGAAGATGAGAAAACACAGCAACTGATGAAGGACTTTTACCGCTATGTTGCTGAAGGAATGACCCAAGGAGAAGCCTTGCGCCAAGCCAAGCTCAATCAAATTGAGCTTAAACTTAGCCCACATTTTTGGTCGCCCTTCATCCTCATCGGCGATGCTCAATCTTACCCGATTGAAACCGGCATTTTGATGACTTTCACCGACATTATCCGCAATTCTCGCACGACTTGGATTCTGGGAGCGATTTCTATAGCCTCCATCTCCCTCATCGGCCGCTTCTGGCTATTGAAACGCGCGAGCTAA
- a CDS encoding calcium-binding protein, with the protein MATLTGTPFNDFIGGGPFVDLILGLEGNDSLYGVDNNDQLYGNQGVDLISGNRGDDVIFGGQDNDNLYGGQNNDLIFGNRENDRINGNQNEDVLYGGQGNDIVRGGQGSDRVFGDFGDDVLYGDNGSDTVTGGVGNDIFAIGVSLSLNARTTGGTRLQDADVFEDFRPGEDLIGLTNGMTFEDLEITPGTGTQTIIRDRQTGDFLAIVEGVSSIQLTAANFTVVPAVFAI; encoded by the coding sequence ATGGCAACGCTAACTGGAACGCCATTTAATGATTTCATCGGTGGGGGGCCGTTTGTTGACCTCATCTTAGGATTAGAAGGTAACGATAGCCTTTATGGAGTGGATAACAACGACCAACTCTACGGCAACCAAGGCGTGGATTTAATTTCAGGTAACCGAGGCGATGATGTTATCTTCGGCGGACAGGATAACGATAATCTTTATGGCGGACAGAACAACGACTTAATCTTCGGAAACCGGGAAAACGATCGCATTAACGGCAACCAAAATGAAGATGTGCTCTATGGCGGCCAAGGTAATGATATCGTCCGCGGCGGACAAGGAAGCGATCGCGTGTTTGGCGACTTTGGCGATGACGTGCTCTATGGCGATAATGGCAGCGATACAGTCACCGGAGGCGTCGGTAACGATATTTTTGCGATCGGCGTGTCTCTCTCCCTCAACGCGCGCACGACGGGAGGCACTCGCCTGCAAGATGCGGATGTCTTTGAGGATTTTCGTCCGGGAGAGGATTTAATTGGCTTGACTAACGGCATGACTTTTGAAGATTTAGAAATTACTCCAGGAACCGGTACTCAAACTATTATTCGCGATCGCCAAACCGGAGATTTTCTCGCTATCGTAGAAGGAGTTAGCTCCATTCAACTGACTGCCGCAAACTTTACAGTCGTCCCTGCTGTCTTCGCTATTTAG
- a CDS encoding IS630 family transposase, protein CFDESSKQLISETRPPLPMQARQKERFDYEYKREGVCNLFMFFEPLTGWRHVEVTDQRTQRDYGQQMKYLVDECFPGAEKIILVQDNLNTHVKASLYKAFEPDQAQRILSKLEFHYTPKHGSWLNMAEIELSVLNRQCLNRRIAKKDILKKEIAAWEKQRNQTGSVMDWQFTTEEARIKLKHLYPLIKH, encoded by the coding sequence TGTTTTGATGAAAGTTCTAAACAACTCATTAGTGAAACTCGACCGCCTTTGCCAATGCAAGCGAGACAAAAAGAACGCTTTGACTATGAATACAAAAGAGAAGGAGTTTGTAACCTATTCATGTTTTTTGAACCTCTAACAGGTTGGAGACATGTAGAAGTGACTGACCAACGCACTCAAAGAGATTATGGTCAACAAATGAAGTATCTCGTTGACGAATGTTTTCCTGGTGCTGAAAAAATAATTCTGGTACAGGATAACTTGAATACCCATGTGAAAGCCTCATTATATAAGGCTTTTGAACCGGATCAAGCTCAACGTATTCTGAGCAAATTAGAATTTCACTATACTCCAAAACATGGCAGTTGGTTAAATATGGCAGAAATTGAATTAAGTGTTTTAAACCGACAATGTCTGAATCGACGTATTGCCAAAAAAGATATATTGAAGAAGGAAATAGCGGCTTGGGAGAAACAGAGAAATCAAACTGGCTCAGTCATGGATTGGCAATTTACCACTGAAGAAGCTCGGATTAAGTTAAAGCATTTATATCCGTTAATAAAGCATTGA